CCTGGGGGGAGGGGGCAGGTGCGGAAGGATGCCCGCAGATGGGATGCGCATCTACGCATGAGTGTCCACATAAGCGAAAGTGGGCAGGAGGCTGTGGAGTCACAGAAGCGATGAGGACTCCGCAAAAGTGGTTAAGTGGCTTCGCAGGTGTGAATTTCCGGGCAGATTATATTTTgaagggttttcaagattttctcatttttggactttagaagctcggttggaggcgatttttgagaggggattcatgagatttcttgaggtaagccgtttttggtcatttttatctGATtgtattgaatacccattgaatttcccccatagatttggtgtttttgaagtgaaaattttgggatttttgaccCATGTGTTGGAGAgtaaaaattgggggtttgagTGACGATTTTGagtcggaatttggtaattttggtatggttagactcgtggttaaatgggtgttcaaattttctaacttttgttggattttgaggcgtgggcccggggttgactctTTGACTTTTGCTTAAGAACTTAGTTTTGTCATATGGAAATGATTCCTATAGTTGATCgaagccaaccctgcactactattgagcaGCGAAAGAGGGTCGAAgcaacttttacccgattaaggtcgggattgATTTTCACAGGGAactagaagttggagtcgggtgtctatctaaagtggagttgtgtatgtgttccaaattgcacttctaaatatttttgggttttgatttacttctaattaTATAAACTAAAATGcgcaattaaactagaataagctaagagtaaactacTACGAGTTGTTCAAatagttaaaaggcactagggtagtgacttttgcctaggtggtcaattgacaggTACTTGAGTCTAAGACATGATTGACACATTTGGGGAGCATGATATAATCATTGCACGATTTTACCTACTCTAACCTCGGTGGTTCAAGtaattttgcccgaattgactttctcaagaccgattgggtatgcaaatttgcataAGCAATccaggttcaagtcgggtattactatctctagatttaaccttttaattggggctatcaatctcttgagtacgccccaattccttgttgaacCAATTTTAgagacttagactctctttctcaagaagagccaaagtcaactaaacacaaactagtgtttgcaaccactaattcagcaaatAAATATGAatttagtccaaatatcaaacacccatagacaatcaagcatcaaaacacaagacccatcaattatccatactagggttgatccacaaccctagcttatgggtctagctactcataattagaaaagaaaacaaagaaatagatgaagaaaaactcatattaattaattgctaagataaactagaagattcaatgttgaaatgaagctaaaatttttaaaaatagctaAAACTATCAAAGTCACGAGCACAACTCAGTACATAAACTATCTGTTggcctaaaaatgggaaaagaagctaaaaaatctggacaaaaatacccctgcggggctagtgcggaccgcataaaatcacgtgcggccgcactagggcttTGAACTTGAAAATCCAACTCTCTGGActcgggcaatgcggaccgcacagaatcgagtgcggcaacggtggcttctagtgcggtccgcatgaaatggagcgcggaccgcattggcttcaaTCTCCAAATTGGCACTTTCTGATCCttggttctgcggaccgcactaaatcgagtgcggccacaGTGACTCTAATGCGGACCGCATTAAATctcatgcggccgcattgcctgttGGCCTGGAAATCaacctctctgaacctcacttgcgcggaccgcacagaatggtgtgcggccacaTTGCGCCTGTTTTGCCTGAGtattgtcttgtcttggtacttatgcaagtttcactcctttttgagctgatctttgacatcttgtcactttgttgatcaaacctgcaatcaagcacaacttgtgagccttttgggactattttgtacaaatttctaatcaaaacataagcaagaaggagtataaaatgtatcaaaatccctagttatcaactcccccaaacttaatcttttgcttgtcctcaaacaaataaaataagacTCACTTCTTAAGGAAAATTCCAAGAAAATTCAGTTGTCCTAAAGTgccctcatctagcatcaattgggactaacaattgccctcaatacaaatgaatcattaacaacatttactctttgaaacaccatggattaagtgcgacacaagagcatcaagagttgactcagcACATCAAACAActatttctattactttggtcattgtggaacccaaactcacatatcctcaactctccctaagcaaacttCACCTTTAgaattgtagcactcagaacgaggttaatgtaaaatcactcatctctctcaaggaaaagtcacaagtacggctctaagtaccatatgcttgcacCTTATGTAAGTTACCACTAATATAAGTTTCATTCAACtagagatcatatagggcttttgtggagacatagtgaaggttTTTGGTTCCGGGTAggtaatgtttggtctaagtaggttccatcttcccttaagcatttcttttgtttcattttggcacacattcacttgactttttgagtcttttcacttctttctaagaggttagagagacacactgtcactctttcttatacatttcaaatcttttctcctttctcaacttttcaCACCTTTTCATTCTTTGGTTTTCTTGAATCTTTTTTTATTCTCTTgcacattgaacattctttttgtctttttgcttttctttctttttcattgcctttccttttcttcttcttttttttaatatttttaccacTTTGTTATAATACTCGTCTCTCCTccgaaacttatacttttgccatgtgctaaagggaagatcgggctccaagagagggtatcttttagaacgggtaaaggcttgtatcatgattcttgaaggaaaaaggtctaaggctcaaaagggttgactatggatcttatcattggtaggttatggaagtgttcaagctatcatttggaccaaggagagcctataatcatgtatcaagtcaaaattcacttaggatttcgtctaaacaaacattcagggcaagttctagaccaatggcttgggacttggacttgaaatgcgatttctcaccacacaagatATGGTATCCCTAaggacatagagtcgggggcccacaatgaTCTTAGATAAGATTTAAGCACACAATGGtaccgaaaaaccacttgataattatcggccaacacaagagtctcaaggtcacgactttcaccatcctaaatacaataatttgtttttgaccataagatcaaaggcaaatgtgctagtcccaagtgaagctttgcttgaggtacccttaccACTAAATactaaaaaacaaaaagaaaaacggactcaaacccttaagaaggttgtcacgcaatccatcattgggaagagccacccggttcacataaactccacctttggaaagaaccgtggcattaagaaaaccaaaggcttattgcaaacgttcagaacaagaagctacgaacataaataagaagctaagaaagaaaaattgcagaaagtaaaatgaatatatacaagaggggatttaatcgaatatacaatagatgggatgaatatgtacaatgtaacataactttatatacagacccaaagtaaaataaaagtacgagaaatgtaacgaaatgttagaattatatacaaaccaaagatgaaaaataaagatagcataaaaactgtcaaatatatacaataatccaaatccataaaagtagGGGATATCCCCTCAAATGTAAGCTGGCATTgcctcaatgccaactaaaccaaataagcaccaaaaataaaaagGGGATAGGATGTAGAGACTCCATATGGCCCGTCTGTCTACATCGGATCCTGAGTGGTCCTTGGGTCCTCaatatgctcgggaacctcagaccGGTTCCCTATAGCCTGCTACTCTACTGCTAGGACTTGGGCCTGGATAGGCTCCTGGTctacatcctgtggctgactggaggaggtttccggtgggtctgccaactggatgactACATCATCTGCCCTGGGAATCATCTTTTTCCTCTTAGGAGGCCTTTGGGACTACTCTGGATGGGGGTGAACTGCTGGCACACGGTCTTGTAACAATAAATCCAAAGGCAGATGATCTGCCTTCAACCTGTCAACCTCAACCCTCAactccttcacggactccttggaagcctgcgtcttcctcaacttcttgtgctccttagcaagctccttgagagccttgtcGTGTGAATCAACAGCATCCGTGAGCACTTTCTGGGTGtcaaggattttcttctggttggCTAGAATCTCCTTGAGGGCATCCTCAATAGACTGCGGGACCTGCGGAGGTGGAGGTGCCGACTGAGCTTCCACTATAGTAGTAAGgatagacaacttggatgaagctgattgcatccagttgttgatgctgagaaGAGCCTGGCTTAGTTGGTGTGTAGTCACTGGGTAGGCTCGGGTAGAGGGTATATCTGGATCTGCTGAAGTGGATAGACCAGGGGGAATGTCCGTTGTGGTGGAGGCAGGCTGAGTACGagccactaccacaactggctctttaGAATGGCCAGTTGGAGAAGTAGTTGTTCCCTTGAAGTTCTTGCTTTTTGGGTTGTCATCCCCTTGCATGTTGTACCATGAGAATGGGGCCTTTGCTTTCACTTTGATATCAAACGACCTCTTTTCTACCTTTAAGTTCGTGAAGTACATGGTTAAGAAGCTGGGGAAGGGATGGTTTCTGTCACCTTCATTGCCTACCTGTGTAATCATACGAGACATCACCTTCCCGACGTTAATCGGGTACCCCACAATGATTGATGCTACCAATACTGCCCGGTGAAGAGGGAGTGAGTTGTCATGAGTAGTGGGATCCAATCTGTTGCACATGAATGTTTCCCACCCCTTGGCCtcgaaattcaaacttcttctcaaaattttcactcccGCATTCAACCAATCGGGGGTGGTACCTAGGATTGCCAGATACTGTGCCAACCAAGGACGAACCTCCTCACTTAATTCCATCTTCGCCAAATATAGCGACTCATCCTCCTTATCAAAGCCCAAGTAGTCATTTATGGTTTTCCCATCGAACAGCACTTTCAAATTGCGCGccttggtcactttggtgccCTTCTTGATATGGGCAACAATGGTGTAGAATTCCTCGACCAGGTGCTCGATTGCATCCTCACAGTTGTCTAAGAAATACTCTCAGCCCAATCTCTCTCTAAACTACCTTCTCACGTTAGGGTTTTGAGGCAAAAAGTCTCTATCTACAAAACTTCTCTCCCGAATTAATTTCCTCAcaggccaccattctctgaatATATGTTAGGCCACCTCGCTCACAAAGCGGTCTTGCCACACCTCCGGGTTTCTAGTTCGTTCTACCCCGCTAACCTGGGGCTCACCCTCTTATCCTACTACCTATTTTTCTCCTACTGCACCCTCTCCGGATAATAAaactgtgggagaggtggagtattcatccccactgcCTTCAGTTGAGCCCTCAGATGACCCAGAAGACACATTTACTAATACTTAGGCAGCGGGGGAAGGTGGATGAGTGTCTCTTAGTCTGTTTCTCTCCGACCAGTCAGGGATGTACTCTGGGATTGAGTCTGAAGATATATCCTGGGAGGGCTCGTATTCGCTCCCAGACTGGTCAATGGCCCTATCAGTAGCTTTAATCATCTTCCTCATGTTTTTAATGTTTTGCCAGGCTTATCATTTTCTATTTCCCCTCCCCCGGGAGGATTCACCTCGACCAGCTTGATTAGAACCCTTGCCTCTttgttttaccattgtctgcaaacaacatCCATTAGGCTTGTTAGTATTAGTAGAAGTAATTAAGATCAGAGTTGCAGAAAAGAAAAGGTTGCAGACAGTTGCAGATACtacaaagtgcagaccgcacaaaatggagtgtgGCCGCACAGAGGCCAATACGGACCGTACAAAATGGCAATGCGGTCTGCatagaggtggggttcagactacccactctctatatctaggcaatgcggaccgcacaaaatgtagtgcggatGCACAGGgaccaatgcggaccgcacaaaatgtagtgcggctgcAGTCCCCAAAGATCAGATTATAGACACTCATcaatgcagtccgcacaaaatgccattGCGGACCGCATTAAGGCACCGCGAACCACACAGAATCGACCGCGGTCCATACTGAGTGCCCATAAGCAACACTAACTTAAGGTTCAATGTATTTTGattttaagtccaattttacACCTAAGAAAGGTTCCTATGTGTTTGCCCAATGTTTCTAACTACCTAATTCTACTTTAATCAAGAAATTAACTAACCTAATTTTACCAAATCAAAAGAAGTACTGGAAGAACAGAAAGgaagcaagaaaaataaaaattaagagaagttaacaaaattaaacaactaAAAAGAAGTTAATGGTGCCAGATGTGAGATGAACTGAAGGTAAACGAGTCCAAGCAGTTAATTACGAGCAAAAGGAAAGATGAACAGTGCTTTTATGAGTTCTGAGAGCAACAGGATTGAAAAGTGTAAAAGGAGGGcctcaggccctatttatagaagAGGACCTGGGGCCCAGCTTACCAACCCAATGCTGACCACACAAAATGGATTGCGGTCCGCACTACACAGCATTTTTTCAAGTTTGAGAAAGCAACCCACTGCAATCCGCACAAAATGTCGTGCGGACGCAGTGGTCTACCGCCGACCGCACAAAATATAATGCGGCTGAGGTGGAAAACTTCATAGAGCTGGACTTTTCGTCCTTTATCAGTGCGGTCTGCACTAAATGTAGTGCGTCTGCATTGAAAACTTCAGAGACCTGAACACTTTTTTCACTATGTCCTGCACTACATCAACACAATCCTatagcatctcacaaccagttagtccaaaaataaatcttgtactacaatgaaaatcaaataaaaacaagaagaaaaacacatgggttgcctcccaaaaagcgtctgatttaacgtcgcggcacgacgcaggttaccatcaaatcatttgagatgaagaagtgccaccacgtggctgtcatcaattttttcCAAGTAGttcttgaccctatgcccattcactctgaaaacttccccatttttgaAGTGTACCAAACGGGTTCACACACActacttcaaaaggtccactccattttgacttaagctttctcggaaatagacgtaaccgagagttgaacaagagaactaaatcaccaactttgaactccttgctacgagcatatttatcatgaaggtacttcatcttatcCTTGTACAAGGAAGAACTAGAGTAGGTATGGaatcgaaattcatcaagttcattaagttgctccacacgaagatttgctgcaacatcccattcgagatttagcttcctcaaagcccacatggccttgtgctctaactcaaccggtagatggaaagctttcccaaacaccgaccaatacggagacataccaatcgaagTCTTGTAAGAAGTcatataagcccatagagcatcatccaacttatTTGACCAATCGGTTCTATTTGCATTggccgtctttgacaatatgcttctGATTttcctgttggagacttcaacttgaccacttgcttgaggatgatagggagtagaaactttgtaaTTGACACCATATAttgaaagcaaagtgtcaaaagctctattacaaaaatgagacctcccatcacttatgattgtacgaggagtaccaaaccttgtaaaaatgctcttcttgagaaatgcaacaacactccgggccttaTTGTTGGGCAacgccacggcttcaacccactttgaaacatagtctaccgccacaagaatgtatgtgttcccacacgagctaacaaacgggcccaaaaagtcaatatcccatacatcaaaaacatcaacctcaaggatggtattgagaggcatctcatctttcttcgaaattccacccgctctttggcattcatcacatctcttcacaaaattacctgcatctttgaacaaagttgtccaataaaacccacaactaagaactttggaattcgtccttgccccgccatgatggacACCATaaggagaggaatgacaagcctccaagatactcaattgctcttcctccgggacacaccttctgATCACagcatccgtgcaaatcttgaacaagtacggctcatcccaatagaaatccaaactatctcgcttgagcttcttcttttggttagaagagagctcacacgggattataccagtcacaaggaaattagcaacatcggcaaaccatgacatatcattcatcgacaccgaaaggagttgttcgtcgggaaatgaatcattgatctctaggccgtcATGAGGCCTCCCCTCTTCCTCCaagtgggacaagtggtctgccacttggttctcactacccttccggtccacaatctccaaatcaaactctttaaGTAACAAGACCCTAGAGATATTTTAGTGATTATAACCCCATCACTTGAAATCGAATATAATATTTGTCGCTATATTTCttgtcttgattattattttttaggagcGAAATTTAGTTGTTACACCAATAATATCTCGACGGAACAATCTTTTTCGCAAACAAAGAAGAtagtacttttttttaaaaaaaggaatctTTGGCCTGAAATAAAAGACCTTGCCAGGAAATTTTGCTATCTGGAACAGTGCTCTTAATGAAATTTTAAGGATTGAGAGCCACTTGAATATTGAGAAAGATAGTGGAAGAGATATTTTATGAACAGAGAAGAGAAAGAAGGAGGAAAGTGAGATCTTGAGAAATAAAAATTGGATGAAAAAGAAGGATACTTTTTTGGCTGGAATATTCTGATGAGGTGAAGAAATAGGAGGGGGGGAGATAGATCTTTtactttttctaattttatttattttttcttactcTTTTTTCTATTTCATTTCTAATTATTTTTGGGACACACATAGAGAACACCACTTCTATTTAATGACGTGACATTTTTTATTGAGAGGGTCTCATGCCATAATGGACAACTGTTAGGGTTGGGCACATTTTTGTCTACTTTCTTAACGGTAGGGATATATTTGGATGGATAGTAAAACTAGGGATAAATGTGGACAATTTACTAAAGCGGATGGATAAATCCAACTTTTTTCCCATGTTTCTATTTAGAGTGGGGGTTGGGCGAGGGGTGGGGTGGGTGTAGTGGGGGTGGGGCATGGGTGGGTTGATGTGAATGGGGAATAGGGCGTGaaaggttgaaaaagagttttggaaaatgttttctcttcttttaatatggaaaaattgaaggaaaataagttcatgaggaaaatactttccaaaacatttaagccaaacaaatatgaaaaaattagaaatatttttcttcgtgccaaacacacccttagtgtTTAGATTTTGTTGACTCATCCCTTTGCTGAATTCAAATTTGTCAAATAACTCTTATTCCATTCTCCGGTTAGATATATACTACTTAcaatatttgaattttgataCCACAGAAACTAGTTTAGGGATATAAAAAATAACAATAGTGTTTATgtagtaaaaattgcacggggcgccctatttggtcgccctcatttaacctatacccatttttttaaaaacttttaatttgtacctactttttaaaaaatttcagccCCTTTTCTCCTCCTCCTTGCTTTGCAACTCTCTCGAATCATATACATGAGAATCTCAGCTAAGAACATTAGGACGTTCTTCCCATGCAGTGATACTATATAAATGAACACTTTCTTCCTGGTCTCTCAATACCAGTCTCCTTTTACTAGTTTTCTCAGCAAATCCTATTCTCTTTTTTCTctgattttcatataaaattttGGTTTTTAGTTTAAAGCATATTGTGGAAGTCAAACCCTTTCGGTAACGATTACAATATCTTTTGCTTTTTCTCTTTCGAACTTTCTTTGCACAGCTTATAACCTGCAACTTATCCATCAGATTTCTCTTCAGAGGTTTACACGCTATAGCTTATCATcgatctttcttccttttttttttgtttacttcTTTCAACCTTTTCAAGTTTGCTGGATATTTCTGGAATCCGAGATTATCTGTATTTTTAGGTGAATGTACTTGCAACATCAAAGTTGATCAACCGCGAAACACCAAAAACAGTAGTGATTCCTTCagacttcagctctagagctgaagtttcccagttacaacacaaaaacttcagctctagagctgaagttcgccagttacaaaataaaagcttcagctctagagctgaagcttacaaacaaaaacttcagctctagagctaaagttcgacagttacaaaacaaaaacttcagctctagagctgaacttcaggcccggctaatagaatgctgaagttttgcgtgattgtctttgctacttcaaccCCGTAtactgaagttatgcgaaaaagcgggtacgcttgcaaatttttttgcaaagcggacacaagttaaaacgtgacacaaaaagcgggtatagatacaAATGCCCCGTTTATGTATTAGTTGGAGTAGTGATATAAAGTAAATAGTCAATATTGTGGAGAGAAAAAAATGGCTTTCGCTAAAAACgttgtcattttttttttcttttggtaatcTGAAAACCAAACACTATGAAAATACATTATTTTCTAGAACATTTTTGCTGCCATTCGGGCATTTGAGCAACATAACCTACCATTCAACAAAAATCAAACTCGAACTGATACTGTCATATTATTTTCACCAAATCCATAGGGAATTCTTTTATCCCTTTCTACAGTGTATGTAGTTATATATGCATTTTTTGTAGTTTGACCTTAttccagaaaaagaaaaaggttttCAGATGACTGAATTGAATAACTACTGCTCACAAAAACCAAAATTGATAGATGCTTCATTTCCCTGGAATGAGCATCTGACAGACCAAATAAATAGGAGTAACTAAATATGGTATCTTGCTCTCGGCTCCTACTACTGCCTACACTGACTTGTATAGGGGAAGGAACTCCTTGTGTGATTCTGTTGGAGTTTTAGAGTTTTTATTGTTAGTCAATCTGTATATGCACGCTATTTGAGTTTCCAAGCGGTAGATCGCCTATCTCGGACCCGAGTGTAGCACGGTGTCAAGACATCTTGGCCCTGGCAAAAAGTACTCCAGCAAGTAGACCTGAAAGCAATGGCAGATTTCGGTAAGGTAAAATAAGTAAATACTAAAGAGAATTACATTAAATCGTCAAGAATATAATCTGGATAGTTCACATTACCGAAAAGTATGCTGAATAAATTGGGAACACTGAGAGGAACCTTGAACACCAAAAGGCCAGCAATTGAAATGGGAATCTTGTTTAAGGAACCTACAAGACTATGAAGCGGAGAAAGAGTATAGGATTAAATAACTAATCATGAAGCAATTTGAAAATGCATCTTATACTTCCTTTCAAGTAGACTGTAACTAGAAAAAAGGTCACATTAAGGTagctttctttcatttttccttctcCCCAGTATAATCTGGGTTAACCTTGTCTAACTATTGCCGGAAAAGATTTATAGCAGACTTAAATAATAATACAGCAAATAGTTCTAGAATATAGGAACAGAATGCATGTCAAATATCTATCGAGAACCAACTCCATGCCAAAGTGATAAGGGTCCATATCTTTATCGTCAACAAGTTAGCAGATCACGTAAACTAAGCTAAGTAGTTCATGATGCAACTCCCCAAGAAATGTCAAGCCAGTATGACTCACCTGTAAGTGGTTGGACCAGTTTGTTTCAAAAACCACATAGATGTGAAGCTAATGGCTAGCCCAAGCAATCCACTGGCTGTTGCAGCAACCCAGAACATTGGAATCTTAATTACATCCctgcaaatgaaaaaaaaaattgaaactgcAATATTTATTTGGTACTCCTAAGTGAAGGACTAAACAGAAAAAGAAGAGACTACTGAGCAGCTCAAAAGTATAATATTTATTCCATTAACAAAAAGACAAATGTCTAATGATATAGTAACAAAGATATAGCACGTACGCATTAATTACATAATTCCATTCATCAAACAGGAAGATCAAGCCGATAGCAAAAGGTATAGATATCCCATTGTTCAGTAATACCATTGAAACTTCGTTAAGCGATCCAGATTTTGTAAATTGCTTTGCTCTGTCCATGACATGTCGCAGTGTGAGCTGTTGAAAATTGATGTCCAATGAAAACAAATAGATTAGGGAAATGAAACATATATTTTGAAGTTTGACTTGTTATATTAGTCAGTCTAATTTTTGTTGCTTTCTTATAATTGAAAGAAGTCAAGAGCAAATTTCTTTGCACGATCTTGGTACCAGCAATCAAGGATGAAGAACAGAGTAAAGCAGAAAGTACATACTGAGTAGCCTGCAGTGAGAATGCAATTAACTGATTGCCAAGCATAACCCGTCCCGTCGAATGAGAGGTCTGTTATGCCTCCAGATATAGCAGAGATAATCTGAAAGCAAGAAGATAGCAGCATCAATGAAGAAACTGCCAATAAATTGTTCTTTTTCCCTATGCCAGAGCGGGACCAGGGGTGGGGAGGGGAAAGCGTAAAGTAGTTcatatacaataaaatttaattatcaTTCAGTGAGTGGGAAGCCAAATGGAGTTCTATTTTGGCCTTAACTAAAATTAAGGAGAACTGGGACAGTGAAAGCAAATTTTGTTGGCTCTAAATTATATGTTACTACTGTACATATCTTAACACAGAAAAAATATGAGGTATATGCAACAGTCATCTAATTAAAATCAGGGAACAGATGCTTAGTAGGACTACTGTATAATGTTATCCCGCGATCTGATATGGACTGTGATGACTGGATATACAGCATAAGAATTACAAAGACGATTGTCCTTGAGGATGATGTGATCTCTGACAACTAAATTTACATTGCATGCCTGAACAACACTAACATACCATAAGAAACATGGCAGTCCACACTTTCTGATTCTGTCGCTTCCCAAAAATATATAACTCTCCAGTTGCTGTTAAAATATTTGTCACATTCTTCAGAATTGTCACCATTGCAATATTTATGTATTTCAAACTGAAAAGGTGCACAAGTAATGTCATTGGCATAATGATGTAGAGCTAATCATTCCTAAGTCTATGGTGAGTATAGACATATCAGATATTACCTATACATGCCTGAAACAAGCATGCCAATGAAGATCAAATTCACGGGGATCCAAACTTTAATGAGCTTCCAATTAAGCTTCTCCACAGTAACTGCTCCAGAGCAACCCAGTATACAAACTATAAGAGTACTGATAAGGTTCTGAGAGAAGTAGGAGTAGAATTAGTTTCATGAGATAACATCTGTAAACTGCAAGTTCCTGGTACTAGGGAAGAAGTGTCGCAAAAACAAGGTTGAAAAAGGATGTTGGACATGCAAATGATTGAACAAAAAGTTTCCAATTGGAGCTCAAAATGGCAATGATATAACATGCATAATAGCTAACCTTAAGCATTAATGTGCCTCATCTTGTTATTCCAAAGGATGGAAAGATGGTCAACTGTAAGTAGAGAATACCTGGTAGAACATCAACGAGATACCAGCATTGAAAGAATAACTTGAAAGGACAATTTTATTCAGCAGGATCATGCAACAAGAAGAAAGGCAATATGCAGTTCCAGACAAAAGAGGGCCAGATTTTCTTCCAGATCCAT
Above is a window of Nicotiana tabacum cultivar K326 chromosome 8, ASM71507v2, whole genome shotgun sequence DNA encoding:
- the LOC107831679 gene encoding GDP-mannose transporter GONST2-like, with product MSSAVKLESIICDDGEEPGHISVNGQVAFAKRLNVVHKILDGFRRKGVWSAGKISIAAERRAASDRFSKSNQAVDSEEKREHGSGRKSGPLLSGTAYCLSSCCMILLNKIVLSSYSFNAGISLMFYQNLISTLIVCILGCSGAVTVEKLNWKLIKVWIPVNLIFIGMLVSGMYSLKYINIAMVTILKNVTNILTATGELYIFGKRQNQKVWTAMFLMIISAISGGITDLSFDGTGYAWQSVNCILTAGYSLTLRHVMDRAKQFTKSGSLNEVSMVLLNNGISIPFAIGLIFLFDEWNYVINADVIKIPMFWVAATASGLLGLAISFTSMWFLKQTGPTTYSLVGSLNKIPISIAGLLVFKVPLSVPNLFSILFGLLAGVLFARAKMS